One segment of Neodiprion fabricii isolate iyNeoFabr1 chromosome 1, iyNeoFabr1.1, whole genome shotgun sequence DNA contains the following:
- the LOC124187715 gene encoding zinc finger MIZ domain-containing protein 1, giving the protein MVAAATATATATASVVAMQDRQDIPAQYNQMQSQHGMAHQAYNTGYAQRGAMAGLGPVGMNNFNSMGSMGPMHTMNSMNSMNAMSGMNTMNPMTMGGMNGMNGMNGMNGISPMNSIANMGNMGMNNMMGPNNMQMNKMNMQAQTQQAYPRRLAPYPNPAMHMAQKRQQNPYPGPNPGAMQPGFNGMPNNQYANAYAGSRPSFQSQYQPMQGMNPGNAGFGPNSMMRGTTMRQANPSYNPAAQANQYYANSGVPTNMGPTSVNNQFVGHQQTPGYAGTSPYAATSQYQQDVATMRTNGAGNMSYQHSPIPGNPTPPLTPATSMTPYISPNPDIKPNFNEIKSPVNIQKDDELRLTFPVRDGIILPPFRLEHNLAVSNHVFQLKTTVHQTLMWRSDLELQLKCFHHEDRQMNTNWPASVQVSVNATPLVIDRGENKTSHKPLYLKDVCQPGRNTIQITVSACCCSHLFVLQLVHRPSVRSVLQGLLHKRLQAAEICIAKIKRNFNNTLSNNGMQSERERDVVEQTALKVSLKCPITFKRITLPARGNDCKHIQCFDLESYLQLNCERGSWRCPVCNKPAQLEGLEVDQYMWGILNTTLNTSEVEEVTIDSAASWKPAKSVTGIKSEEDNDCKRMSKAMSPGSMNMPTMNNWDMNQAMSPYIAPDMNSIASGSMMNNTPPAYTNNNMNHRNSSRGSYDMNPGTNNSSNNDYSSGAGPLSHLSDSVNSLDPLNAMEKTLNDQMPHTPHTPHTPHTPHTPGGGNSGPPSVPPSSQESTGNHNPSGNTSTNINNDSADIPSDLNFDPAAVIDGEGTGQEALNLLPDNVVDPMELLSYLDPPDLNTPPSSGASSGNPSSSDDILALFE; this is encoded by the exons ATGGTGGCAGCGGCTACCGCCACGGCCACCGCCACTGCCAGCGTGGTGGCCATGCAGGACCGCCAAGACATCCCCGCACAGTATAACCAG ATGCAGAGCCAACATGGAATGGCTCACCAGGCGTACAATACGGGGTACGCGCAGAGAGGAGCGATGGCTGGACTCGGACCGGTCGGTATGAATAACTTCAACAGCATGGGTTCCATGGGACCGATGCATACGATGAATTCTATGAATTCGATGAACGCGATGAGTGGTATGAATACGATGAACCCGATGACTATGGGGGGCATGAACGGGATGAACGGGATGAACGGAATGAACGGAATAAGTCCGATGAACTCGATAGCGAACATGGGCAACATGGGGATGAACAACATGATGGGACCCAACAATATGCAGATGAACAAGATGAACATGCAG GCGCAGACTCAACAAGCTTACCCGAGGAGGTTAGCGCCGTATCCTAATCCAGCAATGCACATGGCGCAAAAGAGGCAGCAAAATCCTTACCCGGGACCGAATCCAGGGGCAATGCAGCCGGGCTTCAACGGGATGCCCAATAATCAGTATGCGAACGCGTACGCCGGTAGTCGGCCAAGCTTTCAATCTCAGTATCAACCGATGCAGGGAATGAATCCTGGCAACGCTGGCTTCGGACCGAATTCCATGATGCGAGGCACCACGATGAGACAAGCTAACCCGTCTTACAACCCGGCGGCACAAGCCAATCAGTATTACGCGAATAGCGGAGTCCCGACTAACATGGGACCCACCTCGGTGAACAACCAATTTGTCGGCCACCAGCAGACACCTGGTTATGCTGGTACGTCGCCGTACGCAGCTACCAGCCAGTATCAACAGGATGTCGCGACAATGAGGACGAACGGTGCCGGAAACATGAGCTACCAGCATAGTCCTATACCTGGGAACCCGACTCCTCCTTTAACTCCTGCTACCAGTATGACACCTTATATCAGCCCCAATCCTGATATAAAGCCGAATTTTAACGAGATCAAGTCACCGGTTAATATTCAGA agGACGACGAGCTGAGATTAACATTCCCTGTGAGGGATGGTATCATACTTCCACCCTTCCGGCTAGAACATAATTTGGCCGTCAGTAACCACGTATTCCAGTTGAAAACCACCGTTCATCAGACGCTAATGTGGCGATCCGATCTTGAGCTACAGTTAAAATGCTTTCATCATGAAGACAGGCAGATGAATACCAATTGGCCGGCGAGCGTTCAAGTATCAGTCAATGCGACCCCGCTGGTTATCGATAGAGGGGAAAACAAAACATCCCACAAACCACTTTACCTTAAAGATGTGTGTCAGCCGGGGCGAAACACAATACAAATCACGGTTTCTGCATGCTGCTGT TCACATCTATTCGTCCTACAATTAGTTCATCGGCCAAGCGTACGGAGCGTTCTGCAAGGGCTTTTACACAAGAGGTTACAAGCTGCGGAAATCTGCATAGCTAAGATAAAGCGAAACTTCAACAACACGTTATCGAATAACGGTATGCAATCTGAGAGAGAGCGAGACGTTGTGGAGCAAACAGCACTGAAG GTATCATTGAAATGTCCTATTACTTTCAAACGGATTACACTACCTGCACGGGGCAATGATTGTAAACATATACAATGCTTCGATTTGGAATCCTATCTACAACTGAACTGCGAAAGAGGATCGTGGCGATGTCCTGTTTGCAA CAAACCTGCACAACTCGAAGGATTGGAAGTAGATCAGTACATGTGGGGAATTTTAAATACTACTCTAAATACGTCAGAGGTTGAAGAGGTAACGATAGATTCGGCAGCAAGCTGGAAACCTGCTAAGAGTGTGACAGGTATAAAATCTGAGGAGGACAACGACTGCAAGAGAATGAGCAAAGCTATGTCGCCCGGTAGTATGAATATGCCAACAATGAACAACTGGGACATGAATCAGGCAATGAGTCCCTACATCGCACCCGACATGAACAGCATTGCCAGCGGGTCTATGATGAATAATACTCCCCCTGCGTATACCAACAATAATATGAATCATAGGAATTCGTCCAGAGGATCTTACGACATGAATCCAGGAACGAATAACAGTAGTAATAACGATTACTCCAGTGGCGCAGGTCCGCTGTCGCATCTAAGTGACTCCGTCAATTCTCTTGATCCTCTGAACGCAATGGAGAAGACTCTTAACGATCAG ATGCCGCACACACCTCACACGCCACACACACCCCACACACCTCATACGCCTGGCGGTGGAAACAGCGGACCACCGAGCGTACCTCCATCATCTCAAGAGTCGACTGGAAACCACAATCCTTCCGGAAATACAAGTACAAATATCAACAACGACTCGGCAGACATACCTTCGGACCTCAACTTTGACCCTGCAGCTGTTATAGATGGAGAGGGAACTGGGCAAGAGGCATTGAAT CTATTGCCTGACAACGTCGTAGACCCAATGGAATTACTCTCATACTTGGATCCGCCCGATCTTAATACACCACCGAGTAGCGGAGCAAGCAGTGGAAATCCTTCGTCTAGCGACGATATACTTGCACTGTTTGAATAA